The proteins below are encoded in one region of Natronococcus sp. CG52:
- a CDS encoding carboxypeptidase-like regulatory domain-containing protein codes for MDLNRREFSTAAGVSLSAVLAGCGALEDDSDGEGENETDREFEDDDDSDVKNTDDSDAEDTDGSDTGGEDETDSDEQKMHEDESVAGTILLSDDAEHHLAVVRHTFTWASEPPSDHCHVHVMVENTSDAEMTIDMEARIYGEDGTELSATTDTGVEGPGPGDDDTVYSLELDNCEGTVEYDFEVTDVHADDDEPDESDEQDDSGAQDEADEPNDDNTDETDGSDESEDEQEDVDDDDEDEGADEEDDEDEGDAGEDEGNESDEQDDTDGDGEDGEDDGDEETSILRVIVQNGDEDPIDHATVEVDEGGFGGWSETQAVDGQGRADFDVENGEYTLIVEADGYPTLTEDIEIDHDVIYTVTLQTNN; via the coding sequence ATGGATCTAAATCGTCGCGAATTCAGTACGGCTGCGGGGGTATCACTTTCAGCGGTCCTTGCGGGGTGTGGCGCACTCGAGGACGACTCGGATGGCGAGGGCGAGAACGAAACCGATCGGGAGTTCGAGGACGATGACGATTCAGACGTTAAGAACACTGACGATTCAGACGCCGAGGACACCGACGGTTCCGACACTGGGGGCGAAGACGAGACCGACAGCGACGAGCAGAAGATGCACGAAGACGAGTCGGTCGCGGGAACGATTCTGCTGTCGGATGACGCTGAACATCATCTCGCGGTCGTGAGACACACCTTCACCTGGGCGAGCGAACCGCCGAGCGACCACTGTCACGTTCACGTGATGGTCGAGAACACGAGCGATGCGGAGATGACCATCGACATGGAAGCCCGGATTTACGGGGAGGACGGAACGGAACTCTCCGCAACCACGGATACCGGAGTCGAGGGGCCCGGACCGGGCGATGACGACACGGTCTACTCGCTCGAACTCGATAACTGCGAGGGAACCGTCGAGTACGATTTCGAGGTCACGGACGTTCACGCTGACGACGATGAACCGGATGAATCCGACGAGCAGGACGACTCCGGTGCGCAGGATGAGGCTGACGAACCGAACGACGATAACACGGATGAAACGGATGGATCCGACGAGAGCGAGGACGAGCAGGAGGACGTCGACGACGATGACGAAGACGAGGGGGCTGACGAGGAAGACGATGAAGATGAGGGCGACGCCGGCGAAGATGAGGGTAACGAATCCGATGAGCAGGATGACACTGACGGCGATGGCGAAGACGGGGAGGATGACGGCGACGAGGAGACGAGTATACTGCGAGTAATCGTTCAGAACGGCGACGAAGACCCGATCGATCATGCCACCGTCGAAGTCGATGAAGGCGGTTTCGGCGGTTGGAGCGAAACGCAAGCCGTCGATGGCCAAGGGAGAGCCGACTTCGACGTCGAGAACGGCGAGTACACGCTTATCGTGGAGGCGGACGGCTACCCGACGCTGACTGAAGACATTGAAATCGACCACGACGTGATATACACCGTGACACTCCAAACGAACAACTAA
- a CDS encoding MFS transporter translates to MVFTFGTPLSYGIFRGPFSDAFSISPVALSGVFAGMLFTFFIGSGLVGVFGARFRSRAVLVVCSLAAAVLAPSLYVTRSVVGLAVVFAVLGLALGTAFVLIASVVPRWFEARRGAATGLIFVGNGLGLFVLPPVWQLALAELGVRRGFLVIVSVTALAFFLAGLVCRRPRWAEQSTATAGELLEWLTRLGGTRTFQLLFVGMALSFAWYQLLAAYAVDLFAHRGLTEAGASAAFGLIGGVSIISRIGGGYLADVVGSRRAFLASLVCAAIGVSLLFASTVPAMPIAIFLIGLGLGGSATLYIPLLMTVYSPENDTAIVGVFNIAIGITALAMPPLGTVSVAYTGGFTIAILLTFAAVVVGMWTVAAGTAEPDAAPRV, encoded by the coding sequence ATGGTATTCACCTTCGGTACGCCGCTGTCGTACGGTATTTTCCGAGGTCCGTTCAGCGACGCGTTCAGCATCTCGCCGGTCGCCCTCTCCGGCGTGTTCGCCGGAATGCTCTTCACGTTCTTTATCGGGTCCGGACTCGTCGGCGTCTTCGGCGCGCGGTTCCGGTCTCGAGCAGTACTCGTCGTCTGTTCGCTCGCAGCGGCTGTTCTGGCACCTTCGCTGTACGTTACGCGGTCGGTCGTCGGGCTGGCCGTCGTGTTCGCCGTCCTCGGGCTCGCACTGGGAACGGCCTTCGTTCTCATCGCGTCGGTCGTCCCGCGCTGGTTCGAGGCCCGGCGCGGCGCTGCAACGGGCCTCATCTTCGTCGGCAACGGGCTCGGCCTGTTCGTGCTTCCGCCCGTCTGGCAACTTGCCCTCGCGGAGCTAGGCGTGCGCCGCGGCTTCCTCGTCATCGTGTCGGTGACCGCGCTCGCGTTTTTCCTCGCAGGCCTCGTCTGTCGACGACCGCGATGGGCCGAGCAGTCGACCGCGACCGCCGGTGAACTGCTCGAGTGGCTCACCCGCCTGGGCGGGACGCGAACCTTTCAGCTGCTGTTCGTGGGGATGGCGCTCTCCTTCGCGTGGTACCAGTTGCTCGCCGCCTACGCCGTCGATCTGTTCGCCCACCGCGGACTGACGGAGGCCGGTGCTTCGGCCGCGTTCGGTCTGATCGGTGGCGTCAGCATCATCTCGCGGATCGGTGGCGGCTATCTCGCCGACGTCGTGGGCTCGCGACGAGCGTTTCTCGCGTCGCTCGTCTGCGCGGCTATCGGCGTTTCCCTGCTGTTCGCCTCTACCGTTCCGGCGATGCCGATCGCGATTTTCTTGATCGGACTCGGACTGGGCGGCTCGGCGACGCTGTACATCCCGCTGCTCATGACCGTCTACTCGCCCGAGAACGACACCGCCATCGTCGGCGTGTTCAACATCGCCATCGGCATCACCGCGTTGGCGATGCCGCCGCTAGGAACGGTGAGCGTCGCTTACACGGGAGGGTTTACGATCGCCATCCTCCTGACGTTCGCTGCCGTCGTCGTCGGAATGTGGACCGTTGCTGCCGGAACCGCGGAGCCGGACGCGGCTCCTCGAGTGTGA
- a CDS encoding TRAM domain-containing protein gives MGRYQPGIHDTFIKCDASRCGANNAPEGSAEYDTDCWRCGESLSGKPKPGDEVTVDIVDEKPDGTLVCKMDNGFVLFLEEEVSAIQATVRVTSVDETYGQAEVVETEL, from the coding sequence GTGGGACGCTACCAGCCAGGAATACACGACACGTTCATCAAATGTGACGCATCTCGGTGCGGAGCGAACAACGCCCCAGAGGGATCTGCAGAATACGATACCGACTGTTGGCGGTGCGGAGAGTCGTTGAGTGGAAAGCCTAAGCCGGGTGATGAGGTGACTGTCGACATCGTTGACGAGAAACCCGACGGAACGCTCGTCTGTAAGATGGATAACGGATTCGTTCTTTTTCTCGAGGAAGAGGTTTCGGCGATCCAGGCCACAGTTCGAGTCACCTCCGTTGACGAGACGTACGGACAAGCAGAAGTCGTCGAAACGGAATTATAG